A single window of Corythoichthys intestinalis isolate RoL2023-P3 chromosome 21, ASM3026506v1, whole genome shotgun sequence DNA harbors:
- the pigf gene encoding phosphatidylinositol-glycan biosynthesis class F protein: MWDHEIRAMVSAHAITASSVLVATVALAILVPGFSLYGTHLLWIYSVSGAVAAVTVAIFWLLGISLPTRKHTLGYKLSRLIRSCLYFFLSCLFFHTLLVLYGAPLIDSALETFSLAVLLSSLTTLRCLCMLGPNVQAWIRVFSRHGAMSVWDTCLQITVALTGLGTWFGAFAMPLDWNRPWQVWPISCSLGAMSGFLSGLVVAPTYIHFHRKQLTYKCK; encoded by the exons ATGTGGGACCACGAGATCCGAGCCATGGTGAGCGCCCATGCCATCACTGCCTCCTCGGTGCTTGTGGCTACTGTTGCGCTTGCCATTCTCGTCCCGGGCTTCTCTTTGTACGGCACCCACCTGCTGTGGATCTACTCTGTGTCTGGTGCCGTTGCCGCGGTCACCGTCGCCATCTTCTGGCTGCTGGGCATCTCGCTCCCGACTAGGAAGCACACGCTGGGATACAAG CTGTCCAGGCTGATTCGATCCTGTTTGTACTTCTTCCTGTCCTGCTTGTTCTTCCACACCTTGCTGGTCCTCTATGGAGCGCCACTAATTGA TTCTGCTTTGGAGACCTTCTCCCTGGCTGTGCTGCTGTCTTCTCTCACCACGCTCCGCTGTCTCTGCATGCTCGGCCCGAACGTCCAGGCTTGGATCCGGGTTTTCAGTCGACATGG GGCAATGTCTGTTTGGGACACTTGCCTCCAGATCACAGTAGCCTTGACAGGGTTGGGAACCTGGTTTGGAGCCTTTGCGATGCCACTGGACTGGAATAGACCATGGCAG GTTTGGCCTATCTCCTGCAGCCTCGGCGCCATGTCAGGCTTCCTCTCAGGTCTGGTGGTCGCGCCCACTTACATCCATTTCCATCGCAAGCAGCTCACCTATAAGTGTAAATGA
- the LOC130910041 gene encoding cytochrome c oxidase subunit 7A-related protein, mitochondrial: MYYKFSGITQKLAGSSPSTAYAPQGLKPVIPAESSSMIFATPTKVVSEAKPVVEYLGTNKVPDLQRIFQKPDGIPIHLKRGYPDRLLYRTTMALTIGGALYCLVALYMAAQPRNK; encoded by the exons ATGTACTACAAATTCAGCGGTATCACGCAAAAGCTGGCGGGTTCATCTCCGTCGACGGCTTACGCCCCACAG GGTTTGAAGCCAGTCATTCCGGCCGAATCATCCTCAATGATCTTTGCCACACCTACCAAAGTGGTGTCAGAAGCGAAGCCTGTTGTGGAGTACTTGGGGACCAATAAGGTGCCTGACCTCCAGAGGATATTCCAG AAACCTGATGGCATCCCCATTCACCTGAAGCGCGGCTACCCCGACCGGCTGCTTTACCGCACCACCATGGCCCTGACCATAGGGGGCGCGCTCTACTGCCTGGTGGCCCTCTACATGGCAGCCCAGCCTAGAAACAAGTGA